From the genome of Cyanobacterium sp. Dongsha4, one region includes:
- a CDS encoding tyrosine-type recombinase/integrase produces MILTKSTTDIEIISTWLQDKQSKLTQKQYSTNIRQFINFVGVSLADVKLEDLQGYIKMMEMKGYRPSTIKTKLTSVKSLFSFCYQVGYLSSNIGTLVKFKGGKTKLSDKLIEQENIKLMVNNAKTLRDKLIIKTLFSLGLRVSELVNIQWQDFFFEDGVINLSITGKGSKERTLLVSQNLYSELLKLKEDGVIYVFHAYSRNTPLTRQSVNIFLTKLQKKMGLEKRITPHKFRHSHATTAIKSGCDLSLLQQSLGHSSIRTTEVYLNYRKNEGSTQFIDI; encoded by the coding sequence ATGATATTAACAAAATCCACTACAGATATTGAAATAATTTCAACTTGGCTACAGGATAAGCAATCTAAGTTAACTCAGAAGCAATACAGTACAAACATTCGTCAGTTTATTAATTTCGTTGGTGTTTCTCTTGCTGATGTGAAATTAGAAGATTTACAAGGATACATCAAAATGATGGAGATGAAGGGGTATAGACCAAGCACTATAAAAACTAAGTTAACCAGTGTGAAAAGTCTATTTAGCTTCTGCTATCAGGTTGGTTATCTTTCTTCCAACATCGGCACATTAGTAAAATTTAAGGGGGGAAAAACGAAGCTGTCAGATAAGCTCATTGAACAGGAAAATATAAAGTTGATGGTAAATAATGCCAAAACTCTCAGAGATAAGCTCATCATCAAAACTCTTTTCAGCTTAGGGTTGAGGGTGTCCGAACTGGTTAATATCCAGTGGCAAGACTTCTTTTTTGAAGATGGAGTAATTAACCTCAGCATTACGGGTAAAGGCAGTAAGGAAAGAACTTTATTGGTGAGTCAGAATCTTTATTCTGAACTGTTGAAATTGAAAGAAGATGGAGTAATTTATGTTTTTCATGCCTATAGCAGAAATACCCCGTTAACCCGTCAATCCGTTAATATTTTCTTGACTAAGTTACAGAAGAAAATGGGTTTAGAGAAAAGAATTACACCTCATAAGTTCAGACATAGCCATGCTACCACTGCCATTAAAAGCGGTTGCGATTTATCTTTGTTGCAACAAT